The DNA segment GTGCTGGTCAAATCCAGCAGACTGGTAAAGTGTCTGGGTTGCATAGGGTTACTAAAGAGTATGTTCTTGTATGAGTTCGGACAGAGTCGTGGTCAACAGAGCAATCTGTTCATCATCGATCACTAGGGGTGGCAGTAAGCGTATGGTGTTGTCGGCGGTGACATTGATCAGTAGACCTTTCTCCAAGGCTTTACCGACCAGTTCTCCACAGGGAGCGTCCAATTCGATGCCTATCATCAAACCTTTGTGACGGATCGAGCTGATGCGCGGATTATCGCCGGTTTGCCGGGCAATGCCGTCGCATATCGCTTGTCCCTTGTGCTCGGCGCCGGCAATCAGATTGGTGGTCGTCAATGTATCAATGACAGCCAGCGCGGCGCTGCAGGCCAGGGGATTGCCGCCAAAAGTGGAGCCATGGTTGCCCGCGGTCAAAATGGAGGCGGCTTTTCCTTGTGCCATGCAGGCACCGATCGGGAAGCCGTTGCCGAGTGCCTTGGCCAGAGTGCAAACATCGGGCAAAATACCGTTGTGCTGATAAGCCAAAAATTGTCCGGTACGGCCGATGCCGGTCTGGATTTCATCCAGCATCATCAACAAATGATGTTCGTCGCACAGTGTCCGGATCTGGTTTAAATAATCGCCGGCGGGAATGTTGACGCCACCTTCGCCTTGAATCGGTTCAACCAAAATTGCCACGATGTTGGGATCGGCCTTGATGGCGGCCTTGATGGCGGCTATGTCGTTATAAGGCACATGGATAAAGCCCTCCAGCAACGGGGAGAAGTCTTGCTTGACCTTGTTGTTGCCGGTTG comes from the Methylomonas sp. LL1 genome and includes:
- a CDS encoding acetylornithine transaminase, which gives rise to MTTHIMPTYARQAVTFDHGEGAWLWDCNGQRYLDALAGIAVCNLGHAHPAVHRALCQQSQKLIHTSNIYGVKLQEELADKLCQLSGMHNVFFCNSGTEANEAAIKLARKYGHQQGINHPVIVTMDKSFHGRTLGALSATGNNKVKQDFSPLLEGFIHVPYNDIAAIKAAIKADPNIVAILVEPIQGEGGVNIPAGDYLNQIRTLCDEHHLLMMLDEIQTGIGRTGQFLAYQHNGILPDVCTLAKALGNGFPIGACMAQGKAASILTAGNHGSTFGGNPLACSAALAVIDTLTTTNLIAGAEHKGQAICDGIARQTGDNPRISSIRHKGLMIGIELDAPCGELVGKALEKGLLINVTADNTIRLLPPLVIDDEQIALLTTTLSELIQEHTL